From Triticum aestivum cultivar Chinese Spring chromosome 4A, IWGSC CS RefSeq v2.1, whole genome shotgun sequence, a single genomic window includes:
- the LOC123083125 gene encoding BTB/POZ and MATH domain-containing protein 2-like, which translates to MSGSSLSSGGGMPWQTASAIVARPLPVSGSHVLKIDGYSRTKGLVNGKGVSSETFVVGRHRWYMRYFPDGHSAGQAGWISIYLYLVHTDSVDDQVHARCKISLLDQDGEPVPAHGTDSQTCYTFSSNTGPWGSPQLIARKDLEESLYLKDDVFSVKCKITVPREIFTEPISLLVAAPPSDMHRHFGRLLSSGDGADVTFEVGGETFAAHRCVLAARSSVFMAELFGPMKENTDASVRITDMEAKVFKAMLHFIYTDSLPPMDDEQELVVMAQHLLVAADTYNLERLKLLCVEKLCNHMDASTAATTLALAEQHSCCGLKDLCFKFLASPGNMLKAVVANDGFEHVRSSCPSVLKELVAKLAP; encoded by the coding sequence ATGTCCGGCTCCAGCCTGTCCTCCGGCGGCGGCATGCCGTGGCAGACCGCTTCGGCCATCGTTGCCCGGCCATTGCCCGTCTCCGGCTCGCACGTCCTCAAGATCGACGGCTACTCCCGCACCAAGGGCCTCGTCAACGGCAAAGGTGTCTCGTCCGAGACGTTCGTCGTTGGGCGCCATCGCTGGTACATGAGGTACTTCCCTGACGGTCACTCGGCAGGACAAGCTGGTTGGATATCTATCTACCTCTATCTTGTCCACACTGATAGTGTCGATGATCAAGTCCACGCCCGGTGCAAGATAAGCTTGCTCGACCAGGACGGGGAGCCGGTGCCGGCGCACGGCACGGACAGCCAAACATGCTACACCTTCTCCAGCAATACAGGGCCATGGGGCTCTCCTCAGCTCATCGCCAGGAAGGACTTGGAGGAGTCACTTTACCTCAAGGATGATGTTTTCAGTGTCAAGTGCAAGATCACCGTGCCTAGGGAGATCTTCACGGAGCCCATCTCGCTGCTGGTCGCCGCGCCACCGTCCGACATGCACCGCCATTTTGGCCGGCTCCTCTCCAGCGGCGACGGGGCGGATGTCACCTTCGAGGTCGGAGGCGAGACGTTTGCGGCGCACAGGTGTGTGCTTGCCGCCCGGTCCTCGGTGTTCATGGCGGAGCTGTTTGGGCCGATGAAGGAGAACACCGATGCTTCTGTACGCATCACTGACATGGAGGCTAAAGTGTTCAAGGCCATGCTCCACTTCATCTACACAGACTCTCTGCCGCCCATGGACGATGAGCAGGAGCTGGTGGTCATGGCCCAGCATTTGCTTGTTGCGGCTGACACGTATAACCTCGAGAGGCTCAAGTTGCTCTGCGTGGAGAAGCTCTGCAATCACATGGACGCAAGCACCGCTGCGACTACGCTGGCATTGGCTGAGCAGCATTCCTGTTGCGGGCTCAAGGACTTGTGCTTCAAGTTCCTTGCGTCACCTGGAAATATGCTCAAGGCCGTTGTGGCGAACGACGGCTTCGAGCATGTGAGGAGCAGCTGCCCGTCTGTTCTCAAAGAGCTCGTTGCCAAACTTGCACCTTGA
- the LOC123083124 gene encoding receptor kinase-like protein Xa21 produces the protein MVRLVLLFTFLCPSSHADQLASPPSSSAPAATDELALLAFKSMLLSDGGSPVLASWNTSSHFCRWPGVACSREKQVVALRLGSSNLSGRISPHLGNLSALAELDLGGNRLAGEIPPELGRLSRLRSLDLSANSLGGTIPAVVAAGCTNLTSLVLGRNSLRGTIPALIGTALRKLTMLDLHRNNLTGHIPPSLAELRSMQVLSLCYNDLSGEIPAALGNLTGLQELYLHYNRLSGAIPPSLGQPRNMSYFNVEYNQLIGAMPASIWNLSSLVVFSVMYNMLSGAMPPGAFAAMPRLHQILINNNQLHGPFPVSIANASNISLVQLDGNLFTGIVPSDIGRLGNLNFLLIQNNLFEANEPRDWEFITHLANCSQLQELGLAGNKFGGVLPAGSLSNLSTSLYDLELGANKITGSIPEDISNLVNLRNLDMSHNFFTGSLPSSLGRLQNLARLYVIGNNLTGPVPSTIGNLTGLSDLRLDMNAFSGRIPSTLGNLAKLYSLGLSANSFTGPIPSTLFSIQTLSIVLDVSHNDLEGPIPQEIGNLKNLAELHLESNRLSGEIPATIGECRLLQILYLQSNSLSGSIPSTLNQLMGLETLDMSSNNLSGQIPKFLGNISMLQYLNLSLNRFVGDVPTFGVFANATAISIQGSVELCGGIPTLHLPPCSSQLPKRKHKHFVVPIVLSLIATLVVLATLYKLGVWHKKNRTKPPSSTSMQSHPMISYSQLVKATDGFSTTNLLGSGSFGVVYKGGLDGQEGERENIVAVKVLKLQTPRALRSFAAECEALRNMRHRNLVKIVTVCSSIDTRGCDFKAIVYEFMPNGTLDGWLHLETSEQTEREQLDVACALDYLHCHGPAPVVHCDVKSSNVLLDADMVAHVGDFGLARILVEGNSSLQQSTSSMGLAGTIGYAAPEYGAGNMVSTNGDIYSYGILVLETVTGKRPTDTIFRQGLRLREYVEKALGHSMMDVIDKRLEDELRTADDFSRKKKMDCLTSLLRLGMWCCDETPSSRMLTGDIVRQLEAIKESLSQTTHNL, from the exons ATGGTGAGGTTGGTGCTGCTCTTCACGTTCTTGTGCCCCAGCTCCCATGCTGACCAGCTGGCGTCACCACCTTCTTCTTCGGCTCCGGCGGCCACCGACGAGCTCGCGCTCCTCGCCTTCAAGTCCATGCTGCTGTCTGACGGTGGTTCGCCGGTACTGGCATCATGGAACACGTCGAGCCACTTCTGCCGCTGGCCGGGCGTGGCATGCAGCCGCGAGAAGCAGGTCGTCGCGCTGCGCCTGGGCTCCTCCAACCTGTCCGGCCGCATCTCGCCGCACCTGGGCAACCTGTCCGCCCTCGCGGAGCTGGACCTCGGCGGCAACCGGCTCGCCGGTGAGATACCGCCGGAGCTCGGCCGTCTCAGCCGTCTCCGCTCCCTCGACCTGAGCGCCAACTCCCTCGGAGGAACCATCCCGGCGGTCGTCGCCGCAGGGTGCACCAACCTCACCTCGCTCGTCCTGGGCAGGAACAGCCTCCGAGGTACGATCCCCGCCCTCATCGGCACCGCCTTGAGAAAGCTCACCATGCTGGACCTCCACCGGAACAACCTCACGGGGCACATCCCTCCGTCGCTGGCGGAGCTGCGCTCCATGCAGGTCCTGTCTCTGTGCTACAACGACCTGTCCGGCGAGATCCCGGCCGCGCTGGGCAACCTCACCGGCCTCCAGGAGCTCTACCTCCATTACAACCGCCTCTCGGGAGCCATCCCTCCGTCTCTCGGGCAGCCGCGCAACATGTCGTACTTCAACGTGGAGTACAACCAGTTAATCGGGGCGATGCCCGCCTCCATTTGGAACCTCTCTTCTCTCGTCGTCTTCTCCGTCATGTACAACATGCTAAGCGGCGCCATGCCCCCCGGCGCGTTCGCCGCCATGCCCCGCCTCCACCAGATACTCATCAACAACAACCAGCTCCATGGCCCTTTCCCGGTGTCCATAGCAAATGCTTCCAACATTTCGCTGGTTCAGCTCGACGGCAACCTTTTCACCGGCATCGTTCCCAGCGACATCGGCAGGCTAGGGAATCTCAATTTTCTGCTTATCCAGAACAATCTGTTTGAAGCTAATGAGCCAAGAGATTGGGAGTTCATAACCCATCTGGCAAATTGCTCCCAGTTACAAGAGCTAGGATTGGCTGGTAATAAGtttggaggtgttcttcctgctgGCTCACTCTCCAACCTATCCACTTCACTCTATGACCTCGAACTTGGGGCCAACAAGATCACAGGAAGCATTCCAGAGGATATTAGTAACCTCGTAAACTTACGCAATCTCGACATGTCCCACAACTTCTTCACCGGAAGTCTCCCCTCTTCCTTGGGAAGGCTTCAAAATTTGGCCCGTCTCTATGTCATTGGAAACAATTTGACCGGGCCGGTCCCGTCGACCATAGGAAATCTTACCGGACTATCTGATCTGCGGCTCGACATGAACGCGTTCAGTGGTAGAATACCAAGCACACTCGGAAACCTGGCAAAGCTGTATTCACTAGGTCTTTCAGCAAATAGCTTCACTGGTCCAATACCCAGCACATTATTCAGCATCCAAACACTCTCCATAGTACTTGATGTGTCACACAATGATCTAGAGGGACCGATACCACAAGAAATCGGGAATCTGAAAAATCTCGCGGAACTGCATTTAGAATCAAACAGATTATCTGGTGAAATTCCAGCCACCATTGGTGAATGTCGACTTCTACAGATTCTGTACCTGCAAAGCAATTCCTTGAGCGGTAGCATCCCATCAACCCTGAATCAACTGATGGGTCTTGAAACCCTTGACATGTCAAGCAACAACTTGTCAGGCCAGATACCCAAGTTCCTTGGCAATATCAGCATGCTCCAGTATCTGAACCTGTCCCTTAACCGGTTTGTCGGAGACGTGCCGACTTTTGGTGTCTTCGCAAATGCTACCGCAATCTCAATCCAAGGCAGCGTTGAACTTTGTGGTGGTATACCTACTCTGCATCTGCCTCCTTGTTCTTCTCAACTACCAAAGAGGAAGCATAAACATTTTGTGGTTCCTATTGTTCTCTCTCTCATTGCAACGCTTGTCGTGCTTGCAACGCTCTACAAGCTTGGCGTTTGGCACAAGAAAAACAGAACAAAACCCCCTTCATCCACATCCATGCAGAGCCACCCAATGATATCTTATTCGCAGCTGGTAAAGGCAACGGATGGTTTTTCGACAACCAACTTGTTGGGTTCTGGATCATTTGGGGTCGTGTACAAGGGAGGGTTAGATGGCCAAGAGGGTGAAAGAGAAAATATTGTTGCTGTGAAGGTATTGAAGCTTCAAACTCCCAGGGCACTCAGGAGTTTCGCCGCCGAATGCGAAGCGCTAAGAAACATGCGGCACCGGAATCTTGTCAAGATAGTTACGGTCTGCTCGAGCATCGATACTAGAGGGTGCGATTTCAAAGCGATTGTGTATGAGTTCATGCCCAATGGCACCCTAGATGGGTGGCTACATCTTGAGACAAGTGAGCAAACAGAGCGGGAGCAGCTTGATGTGGCTTGTGCGCTGGACTATCTTCACTGCCATGGCCCCGCACCTGTTGTACACTGTGATGTTAAGTCAAGTAATGTGCTCCTGGATGCTGATATGGTGGCCCATGTGGGAGACTTTGGGCTTGCAAGGATTCTTGTTGAGGGAAACTCATCTCTCCAGCAGTCAACGAGCTCGATGGGACTTGCTGGAACAATTGGTTATGCAGCCCCAG AATATGGGGCTGGAAACATGGTGTCAACAAACGGAGACATTTACAGTTACGGGATTCTTGTTCTAGAAACTGTAACTGGGAAGAGGCCCACAGACACTATATTCAGACAAGGGCTGAGGCTCCGTGAATACGTTGAGAAAGCTCTGGGTCATAGCATGATGGATGTTATCGACAAGCGGCTCGAAGATGAGCTCCGGACCGCGGATGATTTTTCAAGGAAGAAAAAGATGGACTGTCTGACATCGCTGCTCAGGCTGGGAATGTGGTGCTGTGATGAAACACCGTCCAGCAGAATGCTAACTGGAGACATCGTCAGGCAATTGGAGGCCATCAAAGAATCCCTTTCACAGACAACACACAACTTGTGA